One Methylomonas sp. LL1 DNA window includes the following coding sequences:
- a CDS encoding sensor histidine kinase, producing MNIASQQQQQKAERLTDAFRVFNQLSENLALSYQGLQEQVANLNRQLAAARGERLATLIEKETLASRLQQILAALPAAVLVLNAEGRIIDCNNRAITFLGEPLLGQPWQTVVERSLLPVPDSPHECRLQNGRIVNISLNQLGNDAEQIILLSDVSELHALQDTLAQQKHLSAMGEMVAGLAHQIRTPLATAILYASQLTQPKLPQEKRQQFAEKILERLHYLERQVNDMLIFAKQGRLAKQGFALSRMLERIGERMDEFPGVFLLDNQLSEARLFGNEDALGGALLNLLNNAVEAGANVISLIAAQTGRNIEIRIRDNGSGIDNAGQKLLFEPFYTTKTHGTGLGLAVVDSVVKAHGGSVSCQSELEQGSVFTVSLPLIQPELGLSSAGLDRQSSEVGYEAV from the coding sequence ATGAATATAGCCTCTCAGCAACAGCAACAAAAAGCCGAACGTTTAACCGATGCCTTTCGGGTTTTCAATCAGCTTTCCGAAAACCTGGCGCTGTCCTATCAAGGTTTGCAGGAACAGGTTGCCAATCTCAATCGGCAGTTAGCGGCTGCTCGCGGCGAACGCCTAGCCACCTTGATCGAAAAAGAAACGCTCGCTAGCCGCTTGCAACAAATTCTGGCGGCATTGCCGGCGGCTGTCCTGGTTTTGAATGCTGAAGGGCGGATCATCGATTGCAATAACCGCGCGATCACTTTTTTGGGCGAGCCTCTATTGGGGCAGCCATGGCAAACCGTTGTGGAACGCAGCCTGTTGCCGGTTCCCGATTCGCCGCATGAGTGTCGGCTTCAAAATGGCCGCATAGTTAATATCAGCCTTAATCAGCTCGGCAACGATGCCGAACAGATAATTCTGTTATCGGATGTCAGCGAATTGCATGCCTTGCAGGATACTCTGGCGCAACAAAAGCATTTGTCGGCCATGGGTGAGATGGTCGCGGGTTTGGCGCATCAAATCAGAACGCCGTTGGCAACCGCTATTTTATATGCGTCGCAACTGACCCAGCCTAAGCTGCCGCAAGAAAAGCGCCAGCAGTTTGCGGAAAAAATATTGGAGCGGTTGCACTATCTGGAGCGTCAGGTCAATGACATGCTGATTTTTGCCAAACAAGGGCGCCTTGCCAAGCAAGGTTTTGCCTTGAGCCGGATGCTGGAGCGCATAGGGGAACGGATGGATGAATTTCCCGGCGTATTTTTACTGGATAACCAATTATCCGAAGCTAGGTTATTTGGAAATGAAGATGCCTTGGGCGGAGCCTTGTTGAATCTGCTGAATAACGCGGTCGAAGCCGGCGCCAACGTTATCAGTCTGATTGCGGCGCAAACTGGCCGGAATATCGAGATCAGGATCCGGGATAATGGATCGGGAATCGACAACGCGGGGCAGAAGTTGCTCTTCGAACCCTTTTATACCACGAAAACTCACGGTACCGGCTTGGGTTTGGCCGTGGTGGACAGCGTGGTTAAGGCTCATGGCGGATCGGTTAGCTGTCAGTCCGAATTGGAGCAAGGTAGCGTATTTACCGTGTCCCTGCCGCTGATTCAGCCCGAGTTGGGCTTGTCTTCGGCTGGTTTGGACCGTCAGTCAAGCGAGGTAGGCTATGAAGCAGTATGA
- the fliF gene encoding flagellar basal-body MS-ring/collar protein FliF: protein MSEANNNFPVEAQPQQSGSGDNQHPVFKNLMKLSAARQIGLILALAVSIAIGLAVVLWAQAPSYDLLFSGIAEKDSAEIIEALDKLGMEYKVEPSSGAIMVPATDVRELKLKLAAQGLPRSTSLGYELLDKDNGFGSSKNVEMMRFQRALEGEIALTIQTIQNVKSARVLLALPVQSVFVRERKKPSASVVVELYQGRSLEKEQIESIIHLVASSVPLMEASQVTVVDQKGRLLNSKGTSEDISLTSKQFEYKTNIEEHLRGRIENILAPLVGNDGMRAQISADVDFTVTEKTQEMFNPDLPALRSEQTQEDLNSQSKVQGVPGALSNQPPPTGVAPEVASGQEKQANAESGSSSKSATRNYELDKTITHTRLAAGALRRLSVAVVVDDKRINLDGALTQQPYSQEDLNQLRDLVKQAVGYDSSRGDQVTVTNVAFKAPEILEDVSEPLWERAWFLDVMKLLVAAAVLLLIIFKVLRPVFATLIGKDEKEEQLKALEEARQAAEAMGGVVRFDENGKPVAVRVDEETGEVMGISAGAEDLLLLEAPQSYDKRLEYVQKLIDEDPKLVAQVIKTWLKDDG from the coding sequence ATGAGCGAAGCCAACAATAATTTTCCCGTCGAAGCACAGCCGCAACAGTCTGGGTCGGGCGATAATCAACATCCGGTTTTCAAGAACCTGATGAAATTATCCGCTGCCCGCCAAATCGGCCTGATATTGGCCTTGGCTGTGAGTATTGCGATCGGACTGGCCGTGGTGCTGTGGGCGCAAGCTCCCAGCTATGACTTGCTGTTTTCCGGCATTGCCGAAAAGGATTCGGCGGAAATCATCGAAGCACTGGATAAGTTGGGGATGGAATATAAAGTCGAACCCAGCTCGGGTGCGATCATGGTGCCCGCAACCGACGTGCGTGAATTAAAGTTGAAACTGGCCGCGCAAGGGTTACCGCGCAGTACCAGCTTGGGCTATGAATTATTGGATAAGGATAACGGTTTCGGTTCCAGCAAAAACGTCGAAATGATGCGTTTCCAGCGGGCGCTGGAAGGCGAAATCGCCTTGACCATCCAAACCATCCAAAACGTCAAATCCGCCAGAGTGTTGCTGGCACTACCGGTGCAGTCGGTATTTGTGCGCGAACGCAAAAAGCCCAGCGCCTCGGTGGTGGTCGAGTTGTATCAAGGTCGCTCGCTGGAAAAAGAGCAAATTGAATCGATTATCCATTTGGTCGCTTCCAGCGTGCCGTTGATGGAAGCCAGTCAGGTGACCGTGGTCGATCAAAAAGGCCGGTTGCTGAATAGCAAGGGAACGTCGGAAGATATTTCCTTGACCTCCAAGCAATTTGAATACAAAACCAATATCGAGGAGCACCTGCGCGGACGCATCGAAAATATTCTGGCGCCGCTGGTCGGCAATGACGGCATGCGGGCGCAAATTTCGGCCGATGTCGATTTTACCGTCACCGAAAAAACCCAGGAGATGTTCAATCCGGACCTGCCGGCCTTGCGTAGCGAGCAAACCCAGGAAGACCTAAATTCTCAATCCAAGGTTCAGGGCGTGCCCGGTGCATTGTCCAATCAGCCGCCGCCCACCGGCGTGGCGCCGGAAGTGGCCAGTGGACAGGAAAAACAGGCAAATGCCGAATCCGGTTCCAGCAGCAAAAGCGCAACCCGTAACTACGAGCTGGACAAAACCATCACCCATACTCGATTGGCGGCCGGTGCGTTGCGTAGATTGTCGGTGGCGGTGGTGGTTGACGACAAACGCATCAATCTGGATGGCGCCCTAACTCAACAACCCTATTCGCAAGAGGATCTGAATCAGCTGCGCGACTTGGTTAAACAAGCCGTGGGCTACGATAGTAGCCGAGGCGACCAGGTTACCGTTACCAATGTCGCCTTCAAGGCACCCGAAATTCTGGAAGACGTGTCCGAGCCACTCTGGGAAAGGGCCTGGTTCCTGGATGTCATGAAATTGCTGGTGGCGGCGGCGGTGCTGTTGTTGATAATCTTCAAGGTATTACGGCCGGTATTTGCGACCTTGATTGGCAAGGATGAAAAAGAGGAGCAACTCAAGGCGCTGGAAGAAGCCAGGCAGGCCGCCGAAGCCATGGGCGGGGTGGTGCGTTTCGATGAAAACGGTAAACCGGTGGCGGTCAGGGTGGACGAGGAAACCGGCGAGGTTATGGGTATTTCCGCCGGCGCCGAGGATTTGTTGCTGCTGGAAGCGCCGCAAAGTTACGATAAACGGCTGGAATACGTGCAAAAACTGATAGACGAAGACCCTAAACTGGTCGCGCAAGTCATTAAAACTTGGTTGAAAGACGATGGCTGA
- a CDS encoding sigma-54-dependent transcriptional regulator, whose protein sequence is MKQYDVLIVEDDASLCEALCDTLEIEGYRVISAKNGIEALSHLHKHAVGLVVSDVQMPLMDGIQLLQNLRKKFEQLPVLLMTAYGTIPRAVEAMQAGAADYLIKPFEAKTLVNKVANLIVIEPPPEPERIVTDANMKKLYGLVDKVAKTSVTMLLEGESGTGKEVLARYIHRNSHYHAGPFEAINCAAIPENMLEAMLFGYEKGAFTGASQSMPGKFEQAQGGTLLLDEISEMDLGLQAKLLRVLQEKEVERLGSQRKIALNVRILATTNRKLKDYMRQGRFREDLYFRLNVFPIRIPPLRERVGDILPLAGELLMKHSPHARGAFRFDPVAAAKLQAYHWPGNVRELENVVQRALILQGGGCITADDLLFEDDDMGSISHWHPSRQPIVVPAVANAADPVDESAELQSLGEGVRSAEEKIILQILNEARGNRKATAEKLGISPRTLRYKIARMKEAGVSVPC, encoded by the coding sequence ATGAAGCAGTATGACGTGCTAATCGTCGAAGACGACGCCTCCTTGTGCGAAGCGCTGTGCGATACCCTGGAAATCGAAGGGTACCGGGTGATTTCGGCTAAAAACGGTATCGAGGCGCTTAGCCATTTGCATAAACATGCCGTGGGCTTGGTGGTCAGCGATGTGCAAATGCCGCTGATGGACGGCATCCAGTTGTTACAGAATTTACGGAAAAAATTCGAACAGTTGCCGGTGCTGTTGATGACGGCTTACGGCACGATTCCACGGGCGGTTGAAGCCATGCAAGCCGGCGCGGCCGATTATCTGATCAAACCGTTCGAAGCCAAAACCCTGGTCAACAAGGTTGCAAACCTGATCGTAATCGAGCCGCCGCCCGAGCCGGAACGGATAGTGACCGATGCGAATATGAAAAAGCTTTACGGTCTGGTGGACAAGGTCGCCAAAACCAGTGTCACGATGCTGCTCGAAGGCGAAAGCGGTACCGGCAAGGAAGTGCTGGCGCGTTATATTCACCGCAATTCCCATTATCACGCCGGCCCGTTCGAGGCCATTAATTGCGCGGCCATTCCGGAAAACATGCTGGAAGCCATGTTGTTTGGCTATGAAAAGGGAGCCTTTACCGGCGCCAGCCAATCCATGCCCGGCAAGTTCGAGCAAGCCCAAGGCGGTACTTTATTGCTGGATGAAATTTCTGAAATGGATTTGGGGCTGCAGGCCAAGTTGCTGCGGGTATTGCAGGAAAAAGAAGTGGAGCGGCTCGGCAGTCAGCGCAAAATTGCGTTGAACGTCAGAATTTTGGCGACCACTAACCGCAAATTAAAAGACTATATGCGGCAAGGTCGTTTTCGGGAAGATTTGTATTTCAGGTTGAATGTTTTTCCGATAAGGATTCCGCCCCTGCGCGAGCGTGTCGGCGATATTTTGCCGTTGGCGGGTGAATTACTGATGAAACACAGTCCCCATGCCAGGGGCGCTTTCCGTTTTGATCCGGTGGCGGCGGCCAAATTGCAGGCTTACCATTGGCCGGGCAATGTCAGGGAGTTGGAAAACGTGGTTCAGCGCGCATTGATTTTGCAAGGCGGCGGCTGTATCACGGCCGATGACTTGCTGTTCGAGGACGATGATATGGGTTCAATCAGCCATTGGCATCCTAGTCGGCAACCTATTGTCGTGCCGGCGGTGGCCAATGCCGCCGATCCTGTTGACGAATCGGCCGAGCTGCAAAGCCTGGGCGAGGGGGTACGCTCGGCCGAGGAAAAAATCATCCTACAAATCTTGAACGAGGCTCGCGGTAACCGCAAGGCTACCGCGGAAAAGCTGGGTATCAGTCCGCGTACCTTGCGCTATAAGATCGCCCGGATGAAAGAGGCCGGCGTCTCGGTGCCTTGTTAA
- a CDS encoding sigma-54 dependent transcriptional regulator, with translation MVLPDILLIDDNVIRVQQVETVVAFLEYGLSTVGSNDCEAALQELDAVDVVFVGAPDEKQAALLRTVTERTADLPVFLLVEKDAQPVSSAIQQMVTGVLEWPTVYPVLTELLNNLPQRRDARKKNLALKGLAGRSKAIEKTRSLIDQVAKSDATVLILGESGTGKEVVAQALHRASMRKDKPFVPVNCGAIPGELLESELFGHEKGAFTGALTSRQGRFELAEGGTLFLDEIGDMPMPMQVKLLRVLQERTFERVGSNKTIQCDVRIIAATHRHLEREIDEKRFREDLFYRLNVFPIEVPALRDRAEDIPYLVNDLVGRMEAANRGSIRLTRNAIALLMQHKWPGNVRELSNLIERLAIIFPGGLVDAADLPEKFQAYEVPSGVKLDWVELEAPVSQDMPQERRASEESVPVPRGTAIQLPEQGIDLKEYLTDLENELIRQALEECNGVVAHAAKLLNMRRTTLVEKLRKTDVA, from the coding sequence ATGGTATTGCCAGACATTTTGTTAATTGACGACAATGTAATCAGAGTCCAGCAAGTCGAGACCGTCGTCGCATTTCTGGAATATGGGTTGTCCACGGTTGGTAGCAATGACTGTGAAGCGGCCTTGCAAGAACTGGATGCGGTGGACGTGGTGTTTGTCGGGGCGCCCGACGAGAAACAGGCGGCATTATTAAGAACCGTTACCGAAAGAACGGCCGATTTGCCCGTATTTCTGCTGGTGGAAAAAGATGCCCAGCCAGTTTCCAGCGCCATTCAGCAAATGGTCACCGGCGTGCTGGAATGGCCGACCGTCTATCCCGTGCTGACGGAATTGTTGAACAACTTGCCGCAACGGCGGGATGCGCGGAAAAAAAATCTGGCGCTCAAGGGCTTGGCCGGCCGCAGCAAGGCCATTGAAAAAACCCGTAGTTTGATCGATCAGGTAGCCAAGTCGGACGCGACCGTGTTGATACTGGGCGAATCCGGAACCGGTAAAGAGGTGGTGGCTCAAGCCTTGCATCGAGCCTCGATGCGTAAAGACAAACCCTTCGTGCCGGTCAATTGTGGCGCCATTCCCGGCGAATTATTGGAAAGCGAATTGTTCGGCCACGAAAAAGGCGCGTTTACCGGAGCCTTGACTTCCCGCCAGGGCCGTTTCGAGCTAGCCGAAGGCGGCACCCTGTTTCTGGACGAGATCGGCGATATGCCGATGCCGATGCAGGTCAAGCTGTTACGGGTGTTGCAAGAGCGCACCTTCGAGCGCGTGGGCAGCAATAAAACCATACAATGCGATGTGCGAATCATTGCCGCCACCCATAGGCATCTGGAACGGGAGATCGATGAAAAGCGTTTCCGGGAGGACTTATTTTACCGGTTGAATGTTTTTCCGATCGAAGTGCCGGCCCTGCGCGATAGGGCCGAGGATATACCTTATCTGGTCAATGATCTGGTCGGGCGGATGGAGGCGGCCAATCGGGGCTCAATCAGGTTGACGCGCAATGCGATTGCACTGCTGATGCAGCACAAATGGCCCGGTAATGTGCGAGAGCTTTCCAATTTGATTGAGCGCCTGGCGATTATCTTCCCGGGCGGCTTGGTCGATGCCGCGGACCTGCCGGAAAAATTTCAAGCCTATGAAGTACCGTCGGGTGTCAAATTGGATTGGGTGGAACTTGAAGCCCCGGTTAGCCAAGACATGCCACAGGAGCGCAGAGCGAGCGAAGAATCGGTACCGGTTCCGCGGGGCACGGCGATTCAATTACCCGAACAAGGGATAGATCTAAAGGAATATCTGACCGATTTGGAGAATGAACTGATTCGGCAGGCGTTGGAAGAGTGTAACGGGGTCGTGGCACATGCCGCTAAATTGCTAAATATGCGGCGCACCACGTTGGTGGAAAAATTACGCAAAACCGATGTGGCTTAA
- the fliE gene encoding flagellar hook-basal body complex protein FliE produces the protein MSDINVNQVLAQMRAMSIDAGSKSEVKNDSGDFSAMLKQSIEAVNQAQKTSTELATAFETGRSDVSLAEVMIASQKASVSFQAMVQVRNKLVDAYKDVMSMPM, from the coding sequence ATGTCAGATATCAATGTCAATCAAGTGCTGGCCCAGATGCGGGCCATGTCTATCGATGCCGGTAGCAAGTCTGAAGTAAAAAACGATTCCGGCGATTTTTCCGCGATGCTGAAACAATCCATCGAAGCGGTCAATCAAGCGCAGAAGACATCCACTGAATTAGCCACGGCCTTTGAAACCGGCCGGTCGGATGTCAGCCTGGCCGAGGTGATGATTGCCTCGCAAAAAGCCAGTGTTTCCTTTCAAGCCATGGTACAGGTGCGAAATAAACTGGTGGATGCCTACAAGGATGTTATGAGTATGCCCATGTAG